CGCTCCAACGGCTGTCGTCTGATACACTTACCATATCAAATCCTTTATCATGGTATTTTTGATAAACCTCTTTCCAATGCGGAATAGCCTGCCTGCAAGGATGACACCAGCTTGCCCAAAAATCTATCATCATATATTTACCTCGGGTAGAAGATAATGTAAATTTTGAACTGTCTCTTCTCATTAAAGTAAAATCAGGAGCAACACTTCCAACGGCAACGGCTTCCTTTTTCGCCAACTCGTTAGAAAGGTATTTGTAATAAACAGAGGTTTTTGCTTGATCTGTATATTTATTCAGCATATTTTTTAAAGCTTCAACAGACATATCTTGTGAGAAAATGTATAACTGATTAAACATATATACTCCTGCTACGGAAGCCGGATGTTGATCTACATATGATTCAATTTTACTTTTTTGCCATTTTTGTAAAAGACTCCTTACCGAGTCTGCCTGATCACGATAAACATACTCCTGATCTAAATTATTCTTTTTTGCTTCCGCTTCTGCCTTCTTATATAAATTAGTAATAATAGTATCATACTGATGCTGGCCTGGATCGTTTTGGTATTGCATCCAATCGTCATAGTTACGTGAGCCTGATTCTGTATAGGTTTTGAGGATAGCACCCACACTTCCACCATAGGAAGTATAATCATAATGTTGAGACCCTATCGTATCGGCTGTCACCTGCAAAATGGTATCTTCTAAAAAAATATTGAACGACCAATTGCCGGGTGTAATCGAAACATTTACCATTTGCGGATTATCTATTTTACCTTTCAATTCAAATTGGCTATTCTTAATAATAGCGCTGTCAATAACCTTAGAGGTGCGGTCTGCCTCGTTGCTTGTACTTATTTTTACCATTCCCGAATCGATGCCTTTTAAAATACCCGTTATGGTATAACCGTTTTGTTTTTTTGAATTGTTGCAAGCAAACAAGAGCAACGATATATTCAACAACCAGAATAAGTTTTTTTTCATTGTTTTTCTTTTTTAGATTTATGTTAGGTGGATTTCCCGAAAAATCATTTATTAAATAGTTCAGCTAATTTTTGATTAAGCGCATCTCCCCTTAAATCCTTCGCTATAATTTTCCCTTGCGGATCCAGCAATAGATTGGTTGGAATGGCCTTTATCCCATAAAGAACAGCCACTTCATTATCCCAGAATTTGAGATCAGAAACTTGTGTCCAAGCAAGACCATCTTTGTGGATGGCAGCTAACCATGCATCTTTTTTGCCAGCCCTATCTAAGGAAACACCCAATACGTTAAACCCTTTATCTTTGTATTTACTATATGCTTTTACCAGATTCGGGTTTTCTGCGCGACAAGGACCGCACCAACTTGCCCAGAAATCGACCAGCACATAGCTTCCACGGAAATCAGATAATTTAACAACCTTTCCCGATGTATCAGGTAAAGAAAAATCGGGAGCCGTTTTGCCGATTGCGGTAATTTTCCTCGCTTCTATTTGAGTTAGGATGGATTTTCCTGTTTTAGTATCTTTATATTTTGGAGACAAAGATGTATACAAGCTTTCTAATTCGGTCAAATCTATCGTAGATGCATACCGATTTAATATAAAAACCGATGTGAAAGTTTCAGGATTAGTTTGAATGAATTGCTTTAGGTCTTCCAATTGAACCTTTTCATTAGCATCGCTTAAATCTTGATAATCTTGAATGAGTTGTTTGTACTTGGCACTTGCTGTGTCGGGATTGCGGTTCATCAAGAATTCTTTTCCATATTTTTGACTTAGCTCATCCATAATCTTCTGTTGTGCCTCACCGTTCTTATCAGCAAAATTTTTATAAAGGTCATTTTCTTTGGAACCTGTAACTTTTGAGTTGGCAAAATTTTCTGCATCTGCGTTAATATTGATGGTACCTACTTCTGTTACCAATATACCAAAAGGTATATAACCACCTTTATTTTTACTTTCTAATTGGCTATAGAACATAAAAAGACCAGGCTCTTTAAATGGTACATTAAAAACGAATCTGCCATCTTTTATTACTGCAGAATCGTGTAAACCACTTTGATTATAAATAATGATTTGATTGCCGTCAAATTTCTTATTGGTAGTTCCCTCGAATTTGAGGGTCTGTGCAGATGTAGCCAGACTTGTCAATAATAAA
The Arachidicoccus soli DNA segment above includes these coding regions:
- a CDS encoding TlpA disulfide reductase family protein gives rise to the protein MKKNLFWLLNISLLLFACNNSKKQNGYTITGILKGIDSGMVKISTSNEADRTSKVIDSAIIKNSQFELKGKIDNPQMVNVSITPGNWSFNIFLEDTILQVTADTIGSQHYDYTSYGGSVGAILKTYTESGSRNYDDWMQYQNDPGQHQYDTIITNLYKKAEAEAKKNNLDQEYVYRDQADSVRSLLQKWQKSKIESYVDQHPASVAGVYMFNQLYIFSQDMSVEALKNMLNKYTDQAKTSVYYKYLSNELAKKEAVAVGSVAPDFTLMRRDSSKFTLSSTRGKYMMIDFWASWCHPCRQAIPHWKEVYQKYHDKGFDMVSVSDDSRWSDWERAMDQEKMPWTQVCDEFPVKNMPARVGSLYMTTYIPFYVLLDKEGKILVYSGKEADIDNKLKEIFGS
- a CDS encoding TlpA disulfide reductase family protein, with the protein product MFTKIKYLITFLLLTSLATSAQTLKFEGTTNKKFDGNQIIIYNQSGLHDSAVIKDGRFVFNVPFKEPGLFMFYSQLESKNKGGYIPFGILVTEVGTININADAENFANSKVTGSKENDLYKNFADKNGEAQQKIMDELSQKYGKEFLMNRNPDTASAKYKQLIQDYQDLSDANEKVQLEDLKQFIQTNPETFTSVFILNRYASTIDLTELESLYTSLSPKYKDTKTGKSILTQIEARKITAIGKTAPDFSLPDTSGKVVKLSDFRGSYVLVDFWASWCGPCRAENPNLVKAYSKYKDKGFNVLGVSLDRAGKKDAWLAAIHKDGLAWTQVSDLKFWDNEVAVLYGIKAIPTNLLLDPQGKIIAKDLRGDALNQKLAELFNK